Proteins from a genomic interval of Centroberyx gerrardi isolate f3 chromosome 23, fCenGer3.hap1.cur.20231027, whole genome shotgun sequence:
- the LOC139911267 gene encoding C-type mannose receptor 2-like yields MEGRRPVALFVLGLSMLSSCLLHEYHFIGEKKTWPEALSYCRENYTDLATLHNMEDLRKIHQIIDDNAVEEAWTGLKREGETTGASGKWQWSLADEDQYGEGERDYRKWSTGSPKYTQGDEDCAVFDRGYWHNTHCSKKEFSFVCSSGAGRGVYTKVDDPKNWTEAQRYCRQHHTDLASVRNQAENQEIQKMVPETQQVWIGLFRDSWTWSDGSDSSFRYWASEASVNNQQKNCVRYLMKEGLVNRLCHIKRPFICYKDSRRQVLRLKLSPQDSSVDLNDPDVMEAILKLVKARLREKGIAQHVKLTWRIQPTGKVFSKQN; encoded by the exons ATGGAGGGGAGACGACCTGTCGCACTCTTTGTCTTGG GGCTGTCTATGCTCTCATCTTGCCTCCTTCATGAGTATCACTTCataggagagaaaaagacatggCCAGAAGCCCTGAGCTACTGTAGAGAGAACTACACTGACTTGGCCACATTGCACAACATGGAGGACTTAAGAAAAATCCATCAAATCATTGATGACAACGCAGTTGAGGAAGCCTGGACAGGTCTGAAAAGAGAAGGCGAGACGACAG GAGCCTCTGGGAAATGGCAGTGGTCTTTGGCAGATGAGGACCAATATGGCGAGGGTGAGAGGGACTACAGGAAGTGGTCTACAGGAAGCCCTAAATACACACAGGGGGACGAGGACTGTGCTGTGTTTGATCGAGGATACtggcacaacacacactgctccaaGAAAGAGTTCTCATTCGTCTGTTCGTcag GGGCCGGCCGTGGTGTGTATACCAAAGTAGACGATCCAAAGAACTGGACCGAAGCTCAGCGCTACTGCAGGCAGCACCACACAGACCTGGCCAGTGTGAGGAACCAGGCTGAGAACCAGGAGATCCAGAAGATGGTACCAGAGACGCAGCAGGTCTGGATCGGTCTGTTCAGAGACTCCTGGACTTGGTCGGATGGGAGCGACTCCTCATTCAGATACTGGGCTTCAGAAGCTTCTGTAAATAACCAACAAAAGAATTGCGTCAGATACTTAATGAAAGAAGGACTGGTGAATCGGCTCTGTCACATTAAGAGACCTTTCATCTGTTACAAAG ACTCTCGAAGGCAGGTGCTGAGACTGAAGCTGAGCCCACAGGACTCCTCTGTTGACCTGAATGATCCTGATGTGATGGAGGCCATCTTGAAGCTG GTGAAGGCGAGGCTGAGGGAGAAGGGGATCGCCCAGCATGTAAAACTCACCTGGAGGATTCAGCCGACTGGAAAAGTCTTCAGCAAGCAGAACTAG
- the vbp1 gene encoding prefoldin subunit 3 yields the protein MAATIDNSNAVQATKKKHLGIPEATFVEDVESFMKQPGNETADAVLRKLDEQYQKYKYMELNLSQKKLRLKNQIPQIKQTLEILRHMQKKKETTDPMETHFLLADNVYCKASVPPTDKVCLWLGANVMLEYDIDEAQALLEKNLSTATRNLESLEEDLDFLRDQFTTTEVNMARVYNWDVKRRSKDNLLKSADKS from the exons ATGGCGGCGACCATAGACAACAGCAATGCCGTACAGGCGACAAAGAAAAAGCACCTCGGGATCCCCGAAGCAACATTTGTG GAGGATGTGGAGTCGTTTATGAAGCAGCCAGGCAATGAGACAGCAGATGCAGTCCTGAGGAAGCTGGATGAGCAGTACcagaaatacaaatacatggAGCTCAACCTGTCTCAGAAGAAACTCAG GTTGAAAAACCAGATCCCACAAATCAAACAGACGCTAGAAATCCTACGACACATGCAGAAGAAAAAG GAAACCACAGACCCCATGGAAACACACTTCCTATTGGCTGACAATGTTTACTGCAAGGCCTCAGTGCCTCCCACTGACAAAGTCTGCCTATGGCTAGGG GCGAACGTCATGTTAGAGTACGACATCGACGAAGCCCAGGCGCTCCTAGAGAAGAACCTATCCACAGCGACTCGTAATCTAGAGTCACTCGAGGAGGACCTGGATTTCCTGCGAGACCAGTTCACCACCACCGAAGTCA ACATGGCGCGGGTCTACAACTGGGACGTGAAGAGAAGGAGCAAAGACAACCTCCTCAAATCAGCCGACAAGTCTTAA
- the LOC139911259 gene encoding E3 ubiquitin-protein ligase TRIM39-like isoform X2, with amino-acid sequence MASPGNLLSEKQFQCSICLQVFTDPVTTPCGHNFCQACIQSVWDSSEVCRCPTCEKPFTPRPEISINTAFKELADVFRKMAVSVSAPPVSAAEPGEVVCDVCAGTSVQLKALKSCLVCLTSYCDAHLEPHQRVATLKLHKLIDPVENLQERMCKKHERLLEMFCRDEQMCVCQFCTETEHKSHRAVTIEEESGDRRVRMRTTEAEFKQMIQERLNKVEEIKRSLELSRMSSKKETEESGRLFTSLIRSVEERQAEVNAEIEEKQKAAERRAEELVNQLEQEITELQRRNTELEELEHTEDHLHLVQRFPSLSSPPPSRAWSEIGVHPDLCVGTVRRAASKLDDTLKNELDSLREEELKRMQKYAVDVVLDQDTAHPNIVLSADGKQAGRGDLLHILPDNPHRFDPVLCVLGRRGFLSGRFYFQVAVGTKTFWDLGVVKESVNRKGMITSTPDNGYWTVRLRGGDEYRALESPSVLLHLREKPQTVGVFVDYEEGTVSFFDVEARSHIYSFTGGSFTERLFPFLSPSVSDEGRNAAPLVITAVNHETQA; translated from the exons ATGGCGTCCCCAGGTAACCTGTTGTCAGAGAAACAGTTCCagtgctccatctgtctgcagGTGTTCACCGACCCGGTCACCACTCCCTGCGGACACAACTTCTGCCAGGCCTGCATCCAGAGCGTGTGGGACAGCAGTGAGGTGTGCCGGTGTCCCACCTGTGAGAAACCCTTCACCCCCCGGCCTGAAATAAGCATCAACACAGCGTTCAAAGAGCTCGCGGACGTGTTCAGGAAGATGGCGGTCAGCGTGTCCGCCCCGCCCGTATCCGCGGCCGAGCCGGGCGAGGTGGTGTGCGACGTCTGTGCCGGGACGTCCGTGCAGCTCAAGGCCCTGaagtcctgcctggtgtgtctgACCTCGTACTGCGATGCCCACCTGGAGCCTCACCAGAGAGTCGCCACCCTGAAGCTCCACAAGCTGATCGACCCGGTGGAGAACCTGCAGGAGCGGATGTGTAAGAAGCACGAGAGGCTGCTGGAGATGTTCTGCAGAGACGAGCAGATGTGCGTGTGCCAGTTCTGCACCGAGACCGAGCACAAGAGTCACCGGGCCGTTACcatagaggaggagagcggggaCAGGAGGGTACGG ATGAGGACGACTGAGGCAGAATTTAAGCAGATGATCCAGGAGAGACTGAACAAAGTGGAGGAGATCAAACGCTCTCTGGAGCTCAGCAGA ATGAGCTCAAAgaaggagacggaggagagcgGTCGCCTCTTTACATCTCTGATTCGCTcggtggaggagagacaggctgaAGTGAACGCGGAGATCGAGGAGAAgcagaaagcagcagagaggagagcggaggagcTCGTCAACCAGCTGGAGCAGGAGATCACTGAGCTGCAGAGGAGAAACActgagctggaggagctggagcacACCGAGGACCACCTCCACCTCGTACAG AGGTTCCCCTCCCTCAGCTCACCTCCGCCCAGCAGAGCGTGGTCGGAGATCGGTGTCCACCCCGACCTCTGTGTGGGGACTGTGAGGAGAGCGGCCTCTAAACTGGATGACACCTTGAAGAATGAGCTGGACAGCCTGAGAGAGGAAG AGTTGAAGAGGATGCAGAAATATGCAG TCGACGTGGTTTTAGACCAGGACACCGCCCACCCCAACATTGTCCTGTCGGCCGACGGGAAGCAGGCGGGCCGCGGCGACCTGCTGCACATCCTGCCCGACAACCCCCACCGCTTTGACCCCGTGCTCTGCGTCCTGGGCAGGAGGGGCTTCCTGTCCGGGAGGTTCTACTTCCAG GTTGCGGTGGGGACGAAGACCTTCTGGGACCTGGGTGTGGTCAAAGAGTCGGTCAACAGGAAGGGGATGATCACCTCCACCCCGGACAACGGCTACTGGACGGTGCGTCTGAGGGGCGGAGACGAGTACCGCGCCCTGGAATCCCCCTCCGTCCTTCTCCACCTCAGGGAGAAGCCGCAGACGGTGGGAGTGTTTGTGGATTACGAGGAGGGGACGGTGTCGTTCTTCGACGTGGAGGCCAGGTCTCATATCTACTCCTTCACCGGCGGCTCGTTCACCGAGAGGCTGTTCCCCTTCCTCAGCCCCAGCGTTAGCGACGAAGGGAGGAACGCGGCGCCGCTGGTTATCACGGCTGTCAATCACGAGACGCAGGCTTAG
- the LOC139911259 gene encoding E3 ubiquitin-protein ligase TRIM39-like isoform X1 produces MASPGNLLSEKQFQCSICLQVFTDPVTTPCGHNFCQACIQSVWDSSEVCRCPTCEKPFTPRPEISINTAFKELADVFRKMAVSVSAPPVSAAEPGEVVCDVCAGTSVQLKALKSCLVCLTSYCDAHLEPHQRVATLKLHKLIDPVENLQERMCKKHERLLEMFCRDEQMCVCQFCTETEHKSHRAVTIEEESGDRRVQMRTTEAEFKQMIQERLNKVEEIKRSLELSRMSSKKETEESGRLFTSLIRSVEERQAEVNAEIEEKQKAAERRAEELVNQLEQEITELQRRNTELEELEHTEDHLHLVQRFPSLSSPPPSRAWSEIGVHPDLCVGTVRRAASKLDDTLKNELDSLREEELKRMQKYAVDVVLDQDTAHPNIVLSADGKQAGRGDLLHILPDNPHRFDPVLCVLGRRGFLSGRFYFQVAVGTKTFWDLGVVKESVNRKGMITSTPDNGYWTVRLRGGDEYRALESPSVLLHLREKPQTVGVFVDYEEGTVSFFDVEARSHIYSFTGGSFTERLFPFLSPSVSDEGRNAAPLVITAVNHETQA; encoded by the exons ATGGCGTCCCCAGGTAACCTGTTGTCAGAGAAACAGTTCCagtgctccatctgtctgcagGTGTTCACCGACCCGGTCACCACTCCCTGCGGACACAACTTCTGCCAGGCCTGCATCCAGAGCGTGTGGGACAGCAGTGAGGTGTGCCGGTGTCCCACCTGTGAGAAACCCTTCACCCCCCGGCCTGAAATAAGCATCAACACAGCGTTCAAAGAGCTCGCGGACGTGTTCAGGAAGATGGCGGTCAGCGTGTCCGCCCCGCCCGTATCCGCGGCCGAGCCGGGCGAGGTGGTGTGCGACGTCTGTGCCGGGACGTCCGTGCAGCTCAAGGCCCTGaagtcctgcctggtgtgtctgACCTCGTACTGCGATGCCCACCTGGAGCCTCACCAGAGAGTCGCCACCCTGAAGCTCCACAAGCTGATCGACCCGGTGGAGAACCTGCAGGAGCGGATGTGTAAGAAGCACGAGAGGCTGCTGGAGATGTTCTGCAGAGACGAGCAGATGTGCGTGTGCCAGTTCTGCACCGAGACCGAGCACAAGAGTCACCGGGCCGTTACcatagaggaggagagcggggaCAGGAGG GTCCAGATGAGGACGACTGAGGCAGAATTTAAGCAGATGATCCAGGAGAGACTGAACAAAGTGGAGGAGATCAAACGCTCTCTGGAGCTCAGCAGA ATGAGCTCAAAgaaggagacggaggagagcgGTCGCCTCTTTACATCTCTGATTCGCTcggtggaggagagacaggctgaAGTGAACGCGGAGATCGAGGAGAAgcagaaagcagcagagaggagagcggaggagcTCGTCAACCAGCTGGAGCAGGAGATCACTGAGCTGCAGAGGAGAAACActgagctggaggagctggagcacACCGAGGACCACCTCCACCTCGTACAG AGGTTCCCCTCCCTCAGCTCACCTCCGCCCAGCAGAGCGTGGTCGGAGATCGGTGTCCACCCCGACCTCTGTGTGGGGACTGTGAGGAGAGCGGCCTCTAAACTGGATGACACCTTGAAGAATGAGCTGGACAGCCTGAGAGAGGAAG AGTTGAAGAGGATGCAGAAATATGCAG TCGACGTGGTTTTAGACCAGGACACCGCCCACCCCAACATTGTCCTGTCGGCCGACGGGAAGCAGGCGGGCCGCGGCGACCTGCTGCACATCCTGCCCGACAACCCCCACCGCTTTGACCCCGTGCTCTGCGTCCTGGGCAGGAGGGGCTTCCTGTCCGGGAGGTTCTACTTCCAG GTTGCGGTGGGGACGAAGACCTTCTGGGACCTGGGTGTGGTCAAAGAGTCGGTCAACAGGAAGGGGATGATCACCTCCACCCCGGACAACGGCTACTGGACGGTGCGTCTGAGGGGCGGAGACGAGTACCGCGCCCTGGAATCCCCCTCCGTCCTTCTCCACCTCAGGGAGAAGCCGCAGACGGTGGGAGTGTTTGTGGATTACGAGGAGGGGACGGTGTCGTTCTTCGACGTGGAGGCCAGGTCTCATATCTACTCCTTCACCGGCGGCTCGTTCACCGAGAGGCTGTTCCCCTTCCTCAGCCCCAGCGTTAGCGACGAAGGGAGGAACGCGGCGCCGCTGGTTATCACGGCTGTCAATCACGAGACGCAGGCTTAG